The following are from one region of the Tistrella mobilis genome:
- a CDS encoding TonB-dependent siderophore receptor yields the protein MTRRHQQRRNSAGHHATGRPVAMAGAALVGAAILAGAGMGASTAAQAQGAAAVQDQQHDFDIPSQPLVGAINAFSAATGWNAGFAAGLDAGVVSPGVRGRLESEQALRRMLAGTGLTYRLTGPRAVMLEALPPAPDGATQLDPLTVDAGRQGTARGAVPGIVATHSVTASKTDTPIMLTPQAVSVVTRDQMDMQGSATVSQALRYTPGVISQYGDVDLRVDWFTVRGFTPGRYLDGLRLPFGARGYGQPRIEPYGLERIEALKGPASVLYGQNAPGGLLNMTSKRPTAETLNEIELGTGSYDRRQLAGDFSGAMDDDRRLLYRLTVLGRQADTEYDYVEEDKIFVAPAFTWAGDDTTVTILSQYQKIRSEGGGGAPALPAVGTLYPHPDGYIPTSRFVGEPDYDLFTNEQWMLGYEVEHRLDDVWTFSHSLRYADVDTDTRRVQGALLADRTLYRYAWAFPETARTVTLDTRTEATFETGPVGHDLLMGVDLQYERSRFEETDFPLVSTIDVFDPVYSGGITVPPVLTTIDQTRRQVGGYIQNVMSYGRWHLMLGGRYDHAQAKTDNDIVNKADGTHNQYTIRQNDEAFTGRAGLVYAFDNGLAPYVSYTTSFQPLGGRNDKNEPLQPTRGRQAEIGLRYQPTGFASMITVSAYHLVQQDVATSTSGAAYIQTGEVEVKGLEVEAHAELGDGYRAIASYAYSDSEITETLRETQRGKQLAFVPRNTASLWLDKSFEDGFAQGLGLGAGVRYIGHLYGDLNNDFKSPGVTLFDAGVRFDLGRLSPDAAGASLAINATNLLDERYVSTCLSATGCYWGPGRAVTAAIKYRW from the coding sequence ATGACCAGACGGCATCAGCAGCGGCGCAACAGTGCCGGCCATCACGCCACCGGGCGCCCTGTCGCCATGGCCGGCGCAGCCCTGGTCGGCGCGGCGATTCTGGCCGGCGCCGGGATGGGCGCCAGCACGGCGGCGCAGGCACAGGGTGCGGCTGCCGTTCAGGATCAGCAGCATGATTTCGACATCCCCAGCCAGCCGCTGGTCGGGGCGATCAACGCCTTCAGCGCCGCGACCGGCTGGAATGCGGGCTTCGCGGCCGGGCTTGATGCCGGCGTGGTTTCGCCCGGCGTGCGGGGCCGGCTGGAAAGCGAGCAGGCCCTGCGCCGGATGCTGGCGGGCACGGGGCTGACCTATCGCCTGACGGGGCCGCGGGCGGTGATGCTGGAAGCCCTGCCGCCCGCACCCGACGGGGCAACGCAGCTCGATCCGCTGACGGTGGATGCGGGGCGCCAGGGCACGGCGCGCGGTGCCGTTCCGGGGATCGTCGCGACCCATTCGGTGACGGCGTCGAAGACCGACACGCCGATCATGCTCACCCCCCAGGCGGTGTCGGTGGTCACCCGCGACCAGATGGACATGCAGGGCTCTGCCACCGTCTCCCAGGCGCTGCGCTATACGCCGGGCGTGATCAGCCAGTATGGCGATGTCGATCTTCGGGTCGACTGGTTCACGGTGCGCGGCTTCACCCCCGGGCGCTATCTCGACGGGCTGCGTCTGCCCTTCGGTGCGCGCGGCTACGGCCAGCCGCGTATCGAGCCCTACGGGCTGGAACGGATCGAGGCGCTGAAGGGCCCGGCCTCGGTGCTCTATGGCCAGAATGCCCCGGGCGGCCTGCTGAACATGACCTCCAAGCGCCCGACCGCCGAAACCCTGAACGAGATCGAACTCGGCACCGGCAGCTATGACCGCCGCCAGCTGGCCGGCGATTTCTCGGGCGCGATGGACGACGACAGGCGGCTGCTCTATCGCCTGACCGTGCTCGGACGCCAGGCCGACACCGAGTATGATTATGTCGAGGAAGACAAGATCTTCGTCGCCCCGGCCTTCACCTGGGCCGGCGACGACACCACGGTCACCATCCTGTCGCAGTATCAGAAGATCCGCTCGGAAGGCGGCGGCGGCGCGCCGGCCCTGCCGGCGGTGGGCACGCTCTACCCCCATCCCGACGGCTATATCCCGACCAGCCGCTTCGTGGGCGAGCCCGATTACGACCTGTTCACCAACGAACAATGGATGCTGGGCTACGAGGTCGAGCACCGGCTGGACGATGTCTGGACCTTCAGCCACAGCCTGCGCTATGCCGATGTCGATACCGACACCCGCCGCGTGCAGGGCGCCCTGCTGGCGGACCGGACGCTCTACCGCTATGCCTGGGCCTTCCCCGAAACGGCGCGGACGGTAACCCTCGACACCCGGACCGAAGCGACATTCGAAACCGGCCCGGTGGGACACGACCTGCTGATGGGCGTGGACCTGCAGTACGAGCGCAGCCGTTTCGAGGAAACCGACTTCCCGCTGGTGTCGACGATCGACGTCTTCGACCCGGTCTATTCCGGCGGGATCACCGTGCCGCCGGTGCTGACGACCATCGACCAGACCCGCCGCCAGGTGGGTGGATATATCCAGAACGTGATGAGCTACGGACGCTGGCATCTGATGCTCGGCGGACGCTACGACCATGCTCAGGCGAAGACGGACAACGATATCGTCAACAAGGCGGACGGCACGCATAACCAGTACACCATCCGCCAGAACGACGAAGCCTTCACCGGCCGCGCCGGTCTGGTCTATGCCTTCGACAACGGGCTGGCCCCCTATGTCAGCTACACCACCTCGTTCCAGCCGCTGGGCGGACGGAACGACAAGAATGAACCGCTGCAGCCGACCAGGGGTCGCCAGGCCGAGATCGGGCTGCGATATCAGCCGACCGGTTTCGCCTCGATGATCACGGTGTCGGCCTATCACCTGGTGCAGCAGGACGTCGCCACCAGCACCTCGGGTGCCGCCTATATCCAGACGGGTGAGGTGGAGGTGAAGGGGCTGGAGGTCGAAGCCCATGCCGAGCTGGGCGACGGCTATCGCGCCATCGCGAGCTATGCCTACAGCGACAGCGAGATCACCGAGACCCTGCGCGAGACCCAGCGTGGCAAACAGCTGGCTTTCGTGCCGCGCAACACGGCGTCGCTCTGGCTGGACAAGAGCTTCGAGGACGGCTTTGCCCAGGGTCTGGGGCTTGGCGCGGGCGTGCGCTATATCGGCCATCTGTATGGCGACCTGAACAACGACTTCAAATCGCCGGGCGTCACCCTGTTCGATGCCGGGGTGCGCTTCGATCTGGGGCGGCTCAGCCCCGATGCCGCCGGGGCCAGCCTGGCGATCAACGCCACCAACCTGCTGGACGAGCGCTATGTCTCCACCTGCCTCTCGGCCACCGGCTGCTATTGGGGGCCGGGCCGGGCGGTGACCGCCGCGATCAAGTACCGGTGGTGA
- a CDS encoding PepSY-associated TM helix domain-containing protein: protein MRGFLVRLHRWAGLATALFLVLAGLTGSAIAFRHELDAWLNPALFQAPGRGAVLSPDRIAARVAALDPGIAVTALPLKPMAGEAVLVTVLPRPGSPPPGYDQVFVDPVTGEILGRRDQMTAIMPFLYTFHYSLTAGPVGKWLLGVVALIWALDALVALWLTLPRGRLPFTRGFGAGWAPAWKIKPGLSLRGAGSHRRVLDLHRAPGLWLWLVFLVLAISSVTLNLETQLVRPLLGQVAALSPSAREIGAPRYRPDPPPPALGFEAAAARAEAYAAARGLAPQAVDAYHYAVFGVYIVSLDEAAPHDVWAIDTGHPHLYLDDQTGEVLMATIPGRGTPGDVFLQVQFPLHSGRIGGLAGRILIAVAGVALAVVSATGVVIWWRKRRARRQVAARETAAARKGPASARV, encoded by the coding sequence ATGCGCGGCTTCCTGGTCAGGCTTCATCGCTGGGCGGGGCTTGCCACCGCACTCTTTCTGGTGCTGGCGGGGCTGACCGGCAGCGCCATCGCCTTCCGGCACGAGCTGGACGCCTGGCTGAACCCGGCGCTGTTCCAGGCGCCGGGGCGGGGGGCGGTGCTGTCGCCCGACCGGATCGCGGCGCGGGTGGCGGCGCTCGATCCCGGCATCGCCGTGACCGCGCTGCCGCTGAAACCGATGGCGGGAGAGGCGGTGCTGGTGACCGTGCTGCCGCGGCCGGGCAGCCCGCCGCCCGGCTATGACCAGGTCTTCGTCGATCCGGTGACCGGCGAGATTCTGGGCCGGCGCGACCAGATGACCGCGATCATGCCCTTCCTTTATACGTTCCACTATTCGCTGACCGCAGGTCCGGTCGGCAAGTGGCTGCTGGGGGTGGTGGCGCTGATCTGGGCGCTGGATGCGCTGGTGGCGCTGTGGCTGACCCTGCCGCGGGGGCGGCTGCCCTTCACCCGTGGCTTCGGGGCCGGCTGGGCGCCGGCCTGGAAGATCAAGCCCGGCCTGTCGCTGCGCGGCGCCGGCAGCCATCGCCGGGTGCTGGATCTGCATCGCGCCCCGGGATTGTGGCTGTGGCTGGTGTTCCTGGTGCTGGCGATCAGCAGCGTGACGCTGAACCTGGAAACCCAGCTGGTGCGGCCGCTGCTGGGCCAGGTGGCGGCGCTGTCGCCGAGTGCGCGCGAGATCGGCGCGCCGCGCTACCGGCCCGACCCGCCGCCGCCGGCGCTCGGCTTCGAAGCGGCGGCGGCCCGCGCCGAAGCCTATGCCGCGGCCCGGGGCCTGGCGCCGCAGGCGGTCGATGCCTATCACTATGCCGTCTTCGGGGTTTATATCGTCAGCCTGGACGAGGCGGCGCCGCATGATGTCTGGGCGATCGACACCGGCCACCCGCATCTCTATCTCGACGACCAGACCGGCGAGGTGCTGATGGCGACCATTCCCGGCCGGGGCACCCCGGGCGACGTGTTCCTGCAGGTGCAGTTCCCGCTGCATTCAGGCCGGATCGGCGGGCTTGCCGGTCGCATCCTGATCGCGGTGGCGGGCGTGGCGCTGGCGGTGGTTTCGGCCACCGGGGTGGTGATCTGGTGGCGCAAGCGTCGCGCGCGCCGGCAGGTTGCGGCGCGCGAGACCGCGGCCGCCCGAAAGGGGCCGGCATCGGCACGGGTTTGA
- a CDS encoding flavin reductase family protein gives MTDTLRWALQGSPADGDSRAYRSALGRFATGVTVVTCRDAAGRPAGLTVNSFTSVSLDPALVLWCLERTSPSLNAFTTSGHFAINVLDADQQPLSDLFADPEADRFAGLAVEDGLGGAPLLPGCLARFECALHALHDGGDHVILVGAVRRYAERPGNPLLYFSGEYRRVGG, from the coding sequence ATGACCGACACCCTGAGATGGGCGCTGCAGGGCAGCCCGGCCGATGGCGACAGCCGCGCCTATCGTTCTGCGCTCGGGCGCTTCGCGACCGGGGTGACCGTGGTGACCTGCCGCGATGCCGCGGGCCGGCCGGCGGGGCTGACGGTGAATTCCTTTACCTCGGTATCGCTGGACCCGGCGCTGGTGCTCTGGTGCCTGGAGCGGACCTCCCCCAGCCTGAACGCCTTCACCACCAGCGGCCATTTCGCGATCAACGTGCTGGATGCCGATCAGCAGCCGCTTTCGGACCTGTTCGCGGACCCCGAGGCCGACCGGTTCGCCGGGCTTGCGGTCGAAGACGGGCTGGGCGGCGCGCCGCTGCTGCCGGGCTGTCTGGCGCGGTTCGAATGTGCGCTGCATGCGCTGCATGACGGCGGCGACCATGTGATTCTGGTCGGCGCCGTCCGGCGCTATGCCGAACGGCCGGGCAATCCGCTGCTCTATTTTTCAGGAGAGTATCGCCGGGTCGGCGGCTGA
- a CDS encoding DUF2147 domain-containing protein: MPSSARLNRRLLLAGLAALPLALAAGRPALAQSADDQAAHGNPDAAGLWRTIDDETGKPRSLVRIFERDGRWYGRIEKLFREPGEDPDPVCHECTDTRAGQKIVGMEILTGLVRDGLAYEGGEILDPKNGEIYDAKMTLSPDGSTLEVRGFIGLSLFGRSQTWIREG; this comes from the coding sequence ATGCCCTCTTCCGCCCGTCTGAACCGACGCCTGCTGCTGGCCGGGCTTGCCGCCCTGCCCCTGGCTCTTGCCGCCGGCCGCCCAGCCCTGGCCCAGTCTGCCGACGATCAGGCCGCCCACGGCAATCCCGATGCCGCCGGGCTGTGGCGGACGATCGACGACGAAACCGGCAAGCCACGGTCTCTGGTCAGGATTTTTGAGCGGGACGGCCGCTGGTACGGCCGGATCGAAAAACTCTTCCGCGAGCCGGGCGAGGATCCGGATCCGGTCTGCCATGAATGCACCGACACCCGCGCCGGACAGAAGATCGTCGGCATGGAAATCCTGACCGGTCTGGTCCGCGACGGCCTGGCTTACGAGGGCGGCGAAATCCTCGACCCCAAGAACGGCGAGATCTACGACGCGAAGATGACGCTCTCGCCCGACGGCAGCACGCTGGAGGTCCGCGGCTTCATCGGCCTGTCGCTGTTCGGCCGCAGCCAGACGTGGATCCGGGAGGGCTAG
- a CDS encoding histidine phosphatase family protein, which yields MTSQTTRLLFVRHGTATRMTEDLRDPPLAPRGREEAAETAAHLAALLAGRRPRLLASPLARTTETATIIGAALGLAPEPAPAFAEIPWTDGQPVVSRAADIKDWLGRGWGDMPAAQRAWAAGVVEAARGLSGLVVVVSHFVPINVLVGHARGSDRVLEFRPRPASVTIFTAGADGLAVESLGAEDESLFA from the coding sequence ATGACCAGCCAGACCACACGCCTGCTTTTCGTTCGCCACGGCACCGCCACCCGCATGACCGAGGACCTGCGCGACCCGCCGCTGGCGCCGCGCGGCCGCGAGGAGGCGGCGGAGACCGCGGCGCATCTGGCGGCGCTGCTTGCAGGCCGGCGCCCCCGGCTGCTGGCGAGCCCGCTGGCCCGCACCACCGAGACCGCGACCATCATCGGTGCGGCGCTGGGGCTTGCGCCCGAACCCGCGCCCGCCTTTGCCGAGATCCCCTGGACCGACGGCCAGCCGGTCGTCTCCCGCGCGGCCGACATCAAGGACTGGCTGGGGCGCGGCTGGGGCGACATGCCGGCGGCACAGCGCGCCTGGGCGGCCGGCGTGGTAGAGGCGGCCCGGGGCCTGTCGGGGCTGGTGGTCGTGGTGTCGCATTTCGTGCCGATCAACGTGCTGGTCGGCCATGCCCGAGGCAGTGACCGGGTGCTGGAATTCCGCCCGCGCCCGGCCTCGGTCACCATCTTCACCGCCGGGGCCGACGGCCTGGCGGTCGAATCGCTGGGGGCCGAAGACGAGAGCCTGTTCGCCTGA
- a CDS encoding MFS transporter: MSVARGTAGGVSRGGDDGRMPRSLALIVISAGCILALSMGVRQSLGLYLTPVSEAIGTGREAYALSLGLMNLMWGLFAPLAGVLADKRGPMAVGLAGGALYAVGVVWLAFSGSELELAGAGILIGIGLSGAGFTVILGAVGRAAPERFRASALALASLGSSLGQFVALPYAHGLTDAAGWWWSLVILGITSALMVPLALGLMGASKAGDPIVSRQTLGEAVREAFSTPGFWLLNAGFFVCGFHLAFISVHLPAYAADRGLEPWVATAALTAVGLGNIFGTYGFAKLGTVIQKKDALALLYTVRAFIFLGFLLLPLSPTLVITMSFLLGLTWLGTVPLTSGLVAHMFGPVYLSTLFGLVFMGHQVGGFLGSWLAGRIFDMVGSYDPVWWLSVGLGLISALLHILIRERPVERLRAAAATA, from the coding sequence ATGAGCGTGGCGCGCGGCACCGCAGGCGGTGTGTCCAGAGGCGGCGATGACGGGCGGATGCCCCGGTCGCTTGCCCTGATCGTGATTTCGGCAGGCTGCATCCTGGCCCTGTCCATGGGGGTCCGGCAGAGCCTGGGCCTTTATCTCACCCCCGTCAGCGAGGCGATCGGTACCGGGCGCGAAGCCTATGCGCTGTCGCTGGGGCTGATGAATCTGATGTGGGGCCTGTTTGCGCCGCTTGCCGGCGTGCTGGCCGACAAGCGCGGGCCGATGGCGGTGGGCCTGGCCGGCGGCGCGCTTTATGCCGTGGGTGTGGTCTGGCTCGCCTTTTCGGGCTCGGAACTCGAACTCGCCGGTGCCGGCATCCTGATCGGCATCGGGTTGAGCGGCGCGGGCTTCACCGTCATCCTGGGTGCGGTGGGGCGCGCGGCGCCCGAACGCTTCCGCGCTTCGGCGCTGGCGCTGGCCAGCCTGGGCTCGTCGCTTGGCCAGTTCGTGGCGCTGCCCTATGCCCATGGGCTGACCGATGCCGCCGGCTGGTGGTGGAGCCTGGTGATCCTGGGCATCACCTCGGCGCTGATGGTGCCGCTGGCGCTGGGGCTGATGGGGGCGTCGAAGGCCGGCGACCCGATCGTCTCGCGCCAGACCCTGGGCGAGGCGGTGCGCGAGGCCTTCAGCACCCCTGGCTTCTGGCTGCTGAATGCCGGCTTCTTCGTCTGCGGCTTTCACCTCGCCTTCATCAGCGTGCATCTGCCGGCCTATGCCGCGGATCGCGGGCTGGAGCCCTGGGTGGCGACCGCGGCACTCACCGCCGTGGGGCTGGGCAATATCTTCGGCACCTATGGCTTCGCCAAGCTGGGCACGGTGATCCAGAAAAAGGATGCGCTGGCGCTGCTTTACACCGTCCGGGCGTTCATCTTCCTGGGGTTCCTGCTGCTGCCGCTGTCGCCCACCCTGGTCATCACCATGTCCTTCCTGCTGGGCCTTACCTGGCTCGGCACCGTGCCGCTGACCAGCGGGCTGGTGGCGCATATGTTCGGGCCGGTCTATCTGTCCACCCTGTTCGGCCTGGTGTTCATGGGCCATCAGGTGGGCGGCTTCCTGGGCTCGTGGCTTGCCGGCCGGATCTTCGATATGGTCGGCTCTTACGATCCGGTCTGGTGGCTGTCGGTCGGGCTGGGCCTGATCTCGGCCCTGCTGCATATCCTGATCCGCGAACGGCCGGTCGAACGGCTGCGCGCGGCCGCCGCCACCGCCTGA
- a CDS encoding class I SAM-dependent methyltransferase, whose translation MTAPSPASPATYGSRAHWDGVHALLEDRALLEDGGSVRPKAAGALLDHMAAVADRLAGADGVVMDLGAGQGALARALAQPAPAHPASTNPGRLVIASDIAAGPLAAIRAPGIAGLVADAARPALKPGVVDLITCLRGLWTLPDPAGVLTAMAGLLAPGGHILVQLWDRPARCRLIGTGAALLGKVLPDLTRPAGEAGPFDIDPDGLAALAAPAGLELVAIEDGAATAEIGDAAGYWREFDALAETAAAARLRAPAALQARLDAALPGVLDRVLPRGDDAAVWQAPIAWHLCTLAPRMAPETVTPTG comes from the coding sequence ATGACCGCCCCCTCTCCTGCCAGCCCCGCCACCTATGGCAGCCGTGCCCACTGGGACGGCGTTCATGCTCTGCTGGAGGATCGGGCCCTGCTGGAGGATGGCGGCTCCGTCCGGCCAAAGGCGGCAGGCGCGCTGCTCGACCACATGGCGGCGGTGGCCGATCGTCTGGCCGGGGCCGACGGGGTGGTGATGGATCTGGGGGCGGGCCAGGGGGCGCTCGCACGCGCCCTGGCGCAGCCGGCCCCTGCACATCCGGCCTCGACGAATCCAGGTCGCCTGGTGATCGCCAGCGACATCGCGGCCGGCCCCCTGGCGGCCATCCGGGCGCCGGGCATCGCCGGGCTCGTCGCCGATGCCGCCCGGCCGGCGCTGAAGCCGGGGGTGGTTGATCTGATCACCTGCCTGCGCGGCCTCTGGACCCTGCCCGATCCGGCAGGGGTGCTGACGGCGATGGCCGGGCTGCTGGCGCCCGGCGGCCATATTCTGGTGCAGCTCTGGGACAGGCCGGCCCGCTGCCGGCTGATCGGCACCGGGGCCGCCCTGCTCGGCAAGGTGCTGCCCGATCTCACCCGCCCCGCGGGCGAGGCCGGCCCCTTCGACATCGATCCGGACGGGCTGGCGGCGCTTGCCGCCCCGGCCGGGCTGGAGCTGGTCGCGATCGAGGATGGCGCCGCCACCGCCGAGATCGGCGATGCCGCCGGCTATTGGCGCGAATTCGACGCCCTGGCGGAAACCGCCGCTGCGGCCAGGCTGCGCGCCCCGGCCGCCCTGCAGGCAAGGCTGGATGCCGCCCTGCCGGGCGTGCTGGACCGGGTTCTGCCGCGCGGCGACGATGCCGCCGTCTGGCAGGCGCCGATCGCCTGGCATCTCTGCACCCTGGCGCCGCGCATGGCGCCGGAAACGGTCACACCGACGGGCTGA
- a CDS encoding M50 family metallopeptidase — MTTLTAPEIDTTAAESAGAAIARGCFPARFEHAEITDPARGRRIEITDPAGDGHWVLGPAEFEVARVFDGQSSFDTLSARLAARGIRADAAKLMRFETKLLGLGLLEIDGRGNRARDPFTGFDFALLHHLVIQRLGVVHPEPLLDRLLAWPGAVRMGLLGAVTLAALATPVLLVVMGGRFLDEASATLTGWMLPLLYLVTLASGFLHEGGHALACRALGVKVRETGFAIYFLMPFAWTRPDRRDWEALAMGPRMVAILAGPFASQALAGLGLAAMMAAPMGSPLHSGGVILAAAGLFGATVTLLPVLNGDGYLMLVEVLRLPNLRRRAFDHLRRAVGLPAPALPASLPAGRGPLLLAVAVGTILGWAGIWVGMAWWLGGMMLELIR, encoded by the coding sequence ATGACGACGCTGACCGCGCCTGAGATCGACACCACGGCCGCTGAGAGCGCCGGCGCCGCGATCGCCCGCGGCTGCTTTCCCGCCCGGTTTGAACATGCCGAGATCACCGATCCGGCCCGCGGCCGGCGGATCGAAATCACCGATCCCGCGGGCGATGGCCATTGGGTTCTGGGCCCGGCCGAATTCGAAGTCGCCCGGGTCTTCGACGGGCAGTCGAGTTTCGACACCCTGTCCGCCCGGCTGGCGGCGCGCGGCATTCGCGCCGATGCGGCCAAGCTGATGCGGTTCGAAACCAAGCTTCTGGGGCTTGGCCTGCTGGAGATCGACGGCCGCGGCAACCGCGCCCGCGACCCGTTCACCGGCTTCGATTTCGCCCTGCTCCACCATCTGGTCATCCAGCGGCTGGGTGTGGTCCATCCCGAACCGCTGCTCGACCGGCTGCTGGCCTGGCCAGGCGCGGTGCGGATGGGGTTGCTGGGGGCCGTGACCCTGGCCGCCCTGGCAACCCCGGTGCTGCTGGTCGTGATGGGCGGGCGCTTCCTTGACGAGGCTTCGGCCACACTGACCGGCTGGATGCTGCCGCTGCTCTATCTCGTGACGCTGGCCAGCGGCTTCCTGCACGAAGGCGGCCATGCACTTGCCTGCAGGGCGCTTGGCGTTAAGGTGCGCGAGACCGGGTTCGCGATCTATTTCCTGATGCCCTTCGCCTGGACCCGCCCCGACCGGCGCGACTGGGAGGCGCTGGCCATGGGGCCGCGCATGGTCGCGATCCTGGCCGGCCCCTTCGCCAGCCAGGCCCTGGCCGGGCTGGGGCTGGCGGCGATGATGGCCGCCCCCATGGGCAGCCCGCTGCATTCGGGCGGCGTGATCCTGGCTGCGGCCGGGCTGTTTGGCGCCACCGTCACCCTGCTGCCGGTGCTGAACGGCGACGGCTATCTGATGCTGGTCGAGGTGCTGCGCCTGCCCAATCTGCGCCGCCGGGCCTTCGATCATCTGCGCCGGGCGGTCGGGCTGCCGGCCCCCGCCCTGCCGGCATCGCTGCCCGCCGGACGCGGGCCGCTGCTGCTGGCCGTCGCCGTCGGCACCATCCTCGGCTGGGCGGGGATCTGGGTCGGCATGGCGTGGTGGCTGGGCGGCATGATGCTGGAGTTGATCCGATGA